In one Leptospiraceae bacterium genomic region, the following are encoded:
- a CDS encoding alpha/beta hydrolase, with protein MGLKVEEYLEIQGGKLYLRFLNRNLMDPEKPFLLFLHEGLGSVEQWKTFPERLCEEACLPGVLYDRFGHGKSAPFLKKREIDYLEIEAFEILPQVLNQLPSREVIFIGHSDGASIALLFASRFPDRVRAVISESAHIYCEELTRSAIREVGFAYLMTDLGSRLERYHGDKTVDLFHAWHDTWLTEEFKYWSIESFMENVVCPVLLMQGKNDQYFASSHLEDLALELKNAKVQKKLIDKCQHVPHFEKRKEVLDIILHFLESENLFPKKKPC; from the coding sequence ATGGGACTCAAAGTAGAAGAATATCTTGAAATTCAGGGTGGAAAACTCTATCTTCGTTTCCTGAACCGTAATCTCATGGATCCGGAAAAGCCCTTCCTGCTTTTTTTGCATGAAGGACTGGGTTCAGTAGAACAATGGAAAACCTTCCCGGAGAGGCTATGCGAAGAAGCCTGCCTTCCCGGAGTTTTATACGATAGATTCGGTCATGGAAAATCAGCTCCGTTTTTAAAGAAGAGAGAGATTGATTATCTCGAAATAGAAGCTTTTGAAATTTTACCCCAGGTTTTAAATCAACTTCCATCTAGGGAAGTAATTTTTATAGGTCACAGTGATGGAGCGAGTATTGCTTTATTATTCGCTTCAAGGTTTCCGGATAGAGTCAGGGCTGTTATTTCAGAGTCAGCCCATATTTATTGTGAAGAGCTTACTCGTTCTGCTATACGAGAAGTTGGTTTTGCTTATCTTATGACCGATCTGGGAAGTAGGCTGGAAAGATACCATGGAGATAAGACTGTAGATCTGTTTCATGCCTGGCATGACACCTGGTTAACCGAGGAGTTTAAATACTGGAGTATTGAATCCTTTATGGAAAATGTGGTATGTCCGGTTCTTCTTATGCAGGGAAAAAATGATCAATATTTTGCATCAAGTCATTTGGAGGATCTTGCCCTTGAGCTAAAAAATGCGAAGGTGCAAAAAAAACTCATCGATAAATGTCAGCATGTTCCCCATTTTGAAAAACGTAAGGAAGTCCTTGATATAATCTTACATTTTTTGGAATCGGAAAACTTGTTTCCAAAGAAAAAGCCTTGTTAA
- a CDS encoding VWA domain-containing protein: MKKWQINKFIIGILFFSLLLSSVLIGQMKRGAEILKDSDSDSIPDAVENLSTSLNAGEDECKYTKFSSQCKDVSLNGLEGNEHFIYLIDQSSSMQEKLGDKSRMEVAKEILSDYIKNLPEQFSSAYEENPMRFGVYVYGHNACEDLKELQSPFKRLKRKTLQEQIQTLNPSGATPIARSLEILAEKIQKKKGKFTIMLVTDGVESCQGDPIAKARELVALNSLERSVKLSVIGLGVPKNIEAELKKIAEASDGSYNTVNSAAEFKQVFVSPFREMVQNLLGLVCMQSVTDKIIRCEERRYSYVEKAYLKISNPFSSGLKKEEREILLEERKEITSKKNKRLTLYNNLKTKGSKIFKAKADNLVKFVGKIQEYNNKSK; this comes from the coding sequence ATGAAGAAATGGCAAATAAATAAATTTATTATTGGGATCCTATTTTTTAGCCTCCTACTCAGCTCTGTTCTAATCGGACAGATGAAAAGAGGAGCAGAGATTCTGAAGGATAGTGATTCTGATTCCATACCCGATGCGGTTGAAAACCTTTCCACAAGTTTAAACGCAGGTGAAGATGAATGCAAATATACGAAATTTAGCTCACAATGTAAAGATGTCTCCCTGAACGGTCTGGAAGGAAATGAGCATTTTATTTACCTGATCGATCAGAGTAGTAGTATGCAGGAGAAGCTGGGAGACAAGTCTCGAATGGAAGTAGCAAAAGAAATTCTAAGTGATTATATTAAAAATCTTCCAGAACAATTTAGTAGTGCCTACGAAGAAAACCCCATGCGTTTTGGAGTTTATGTATACGGACACAACGCCTGCGAAGATCTCAAAGAGTTACAGTCACCTTTTAAAAGACTAAAGCGTAAAACCCTTCAGGAACAAATTCAAACATTAAATCCGAGTGGTGCGACTCCCATTGCCCGTTCTCTAGAAATCCTGGCTGAGAAAATTCAGAAAAAAAAGGGAAAATTTACTATTATGTTGGTCACCGATGGAGTGGAAAGTTGTCAGGGCGACCCAATTGCAAAAGCAAGAGAACTGGTGGCTCTAAATTCCCTGGAACGTTCCGTTAAACTTTCGGTTATCGGTCTCGGTGTTCCAAAGAATATAGAGGCAGAATTGAAAAAAATTGCGGAAGCTTCCGATGGCTCTTATAATACGGTAAATAGTGCCGCAGAATTTAAACAGGTTTTTGTGAGTCCATTTCGCGAAATGGTGCAGAATTTGCTTGGTTTAGTTTGTATGCAATCAGTAACAGACAAGATCATCCGCTGTGAAGAACGTCGCTATAGTTATGTAGAAAAAGCCTATCTTAAAATTAGTAATCCGTTTTCTTCCGGTTTAAAGAAAGAAGAACGGGAGATTCTCCTTGAAGAGAGAAAAGAAATTACTTCAAAGAAAAATAAAAGACTGACCTTGTATAATAATTTAAAAACAAAAGGCTCCAAGATATTTAAAGCGAAAGCCGATAACCTCGTGAAGTTTGTAGGAAAAATACAGGAATATAATAATAAATCTAAATGA